In bacterium, the following proteins share a genomic window:
- a CDS encoding GTP-binding protein produces the protein MSPHPLERTRNIGIMAHIDAGKTTTTERFLYYAGVNYKLGEVHDGAATMDWMAQEQERGITITAAA, from the coding sequence ATGTCTCCACATCCTCTCGAACGAACTCGCAACATCGGCATCATGGCCCACATCGACGCGGGCAAGACCACCACAACCGAGCGCTTCCTGTACTACGCAGGCGTGAACTACAAGCTCGGCGAGGTGCATGACGGCGCCGCCACGATGGACTGGATGGCCCAGGAGCAGGAGCGGGGCATCACGATCACCGCAGCCGCCA